The following coding sequences lie in one Ictalurus furcatus strain D&B chromosome 7, Billie_1.0, whole genome shotgun sequence genomic window:
- the lrch4 gene encoding leucine-rich repeat and calponin homology domain-containing protein 4 isoform X2 has product MAAGDGAQLPATLAASRSVEKALEEAAASGALVLSNRKLKEFPRTARNYDLSDITHADLSKNRLCEVPEELCQFISLETLSIYHNCVRSVPSTLCQLQALTYLNLSRNQLSSLPASVCELALLRVLNVSNNKLPVLPASIHRLAHLRQLDVSCNELQCLPVELGQLEGLRDLNLRRNQLTTLPEELAELPLVRLDVSCNRISHVPVCFRHLRHLQLISLDNNPLQMPPAQICSKGKFHIFKYLNMEACKRTQDQLERALRPSGFSSCLSDQELFPGQYGGLDSGFNSVDSGSKRWSGNESADDFSERSLRLMEISREQHREQDERNASLDTPKVNGDVEQVDFIDGSLTEEDEESCKPDTPSPPQSSLAQEKTESRSTPSQSPDSVGSRRSVGSDSADAVYPSSPTLEEKKRPGTLQLWQERERAQQQQRERMQKTAFKTGSQTAASGKQAGTGSVSCGDSTDSGAAVNGLRQRSVTVDQIYPVSLQRSTSRTDVPSAKPCSPTGSAPKPNSFLFRTSSRCNVKTSGSMQSLAESGRSESRSTLKSPREERAEIAQLRKSLESSLKITLPEDLGDALSNGTILCQLANHVRPRSVSIIHIPSPAVPKLSAAKCRLNVENFLTACRKLGVPEDSLCPAQLILEDEGLSRIAHTVQTLLELPPSGPRRSSLQTPAQYTNSS; this is encoded by the exons ACCGGCTGTGTGAGGTGCCAGAGGAGTTGTGCCAGTTCATCTCTCTGGAGACGCTCAGCATTTATCACAACTGTGTGCGCTCAGTTCCTTCCACCCTCTGCCAGCTACAGGCTCTCACCTACCTCAacctcag TCGTAACCAGCTGTCCAGTTTGCCCGCGTCAGTATGTGAGCTCGCTCTGTTGCGAGTGCTCAACGTCAGCAACAACAAGCTACCAGTCCTTCCTGCTTCCATACACAGACTTGCACATCTCCGGCAACTG GATGTGAGCTGTAATGAGCTGCAGTGTTTGCCGGTGGAATTGGGTCAGCTGGAGGGTTTACGGGATCTGAACTTGAGAAGAAATCAGCTCACGACCCTGCCAGAGG AATTGGCCGAGTTGCCGCTAGTCCGTCTGGATGTCTCCTGCAACAGAATCTCCCACGTTCCCGTGTGCTTTCGGCACTTGCGGCACCTGCAGCTCATCTCGCTGGATAACAACCCTCTGCAGATGCCCCCAGCACAGATCTGCTCCAAAGGGAAGTTCCACATTTTCAAGTATCTAAACATGGAGGCATGCAAAAGGACCCAGGATCAGCTGGAGAGAGCTCTGCGACCCAGTGGCTTCAGCAGCTG TCTTTCAGATCAGGAGCTGTTCCCTGGTCAGTATGgtggtctggactctggcttcAACAGTGTGGACAGTGGCAGCAAGAGATGGTCTGGAAATGAG TCGGCTGACGATTTTTCAGAGAGATCTTTGCGATTGATGGAAATTTCTCGTGAGCAGCACAGGGAACAAGACGAGAGGAACGCGTCGCTCGATACACCCAAAG TGAATGGAGATGTGGAGCAGGTGGATTTCATTGACGGAAGTTTAACAGAAGAGGATGAGGAAAGCTGTAAACCAGACACTCCCAGTCCTCCACAGTCATCACTCGCACAG GAGAAGACTGAAAGCCGGTCCACACCCTCACAGAGCCCTGATTCAGTTGGCAGCAG GAGGAGTGTTGGCAGCGACTCGGCTGATGCAGTCTATCCGTCCAGTCCCACActagaggagaagaagaggccTGGCACGCTGCAACTCTGGCAGGAGAGGGAGCGTGCGCAGCAGCAACAGCGAGAGCG TATGCAGAAGACAGCAttcaaaacaggaagtcagacgGCGGCATCAGGCAAACAGGCCGGAACAGGAAGTGTCTCGTG tGGTGACTCTACAGACAGTGGCGCTGCTGTTAACGGTCTCCGCCAAAGATCTGTT ACTGTGGATCAGATTTATCCAGTATCCCTGCAACGCTCAACAAGCCGCACAG ATGTGCCCTCTGCTAAGCCATGTTCTCCCACTGGCAGTGCTCCTAAACCCAACAGCTTCCTCTTCCGCACCTCTTCACGCTGCAACGTCAAGACTTCAG gatcAATGCAGTCTCTGGCTGAGTCAGGTCGCAGTGAATCTCGATCCACGCTCAAATCACCACGAGAGGAGAGAGCAGAAATCGCCCAGTTACGGAAG TCCCTGGAGTCTTCTCTGAAGATCACCCTTCCAGAAGATCTCGGTGATGCGTTGTCCAACGGTACCATCCTCTGCCAGCTAGCCAATCACGTACGCCCTCGGTCGGTGTCAATCATCCACATCCCCTCCCCTGCTGTG CCGAAACTGAGTGCCGCCAAGTGTCGTCTCAATGTCGAAAACTTCCTCACTGCCTGCCGCAAGCTGGGCGTTCCTGAG GACTCTCTGTGTCCAGCTCAGCTCATTCTGGAGGACGAAGGACTGAGCCGCATCGCTCACACCGTCCAGACTCTGCTGGAGCTGCCCCCGTCCGGACCCCGCCGCTCTTCCCTTCAAACGCCTGCGCAATATACCAACAGCTCATAA
- the lrch4 gene encoding leucine-rich repeat and calponin homology domain-containing protein 4 isoform X1 → MAAGDGAQLPATLAASRSVEKALEEAAASGALVLSNRKLKEFPRTARNYDLSDITHADLSKNRLCEVPEELCQFISLETLSIYHNCVRSVPSTLCQLQALTYLNLSRNQLSSLPASVCELALLRVLNVSNNKLPVLPASIHRLAHLRQLDVSCNELQCLPVELGQLEGLRDLNLRRNQLTTLPEELAELPLVRLDVSCNRISHVPVCFRHLRHLQLISLDNNPLQMPPAQICSKGKFHIFKYLNMEACKRTQDQLERALRPSGFSSCLSDQELFPGQYGGLDSGFNSVDSGSKRWSGNESADDFSERSLRLMEISREQHREQDERNASLDTPKVNGDVEQVDFIDGSLTEEDEESCKPDTPSPPQSSLAQEKTESRSTPSQSPDSVGSRRSVGSDSADAVYPSSPTLEEKKRPGTLQLWQERERAQQQQRERMQKTAFKTGSQTAASGKQAGTGSVSCGDSTDSGAAVNGLRQRSVTVDQIYPVSLQRSTSRTDVPSAKPCSPTGSAPKPNSFLFRTSSRCNVKTSGSMQSLAESGRSESRSTLKSPREERAEIAQLRKSLESSLKITLPEDLGDALSNGTILCQLANHVRPRSVSIIHIPSPAVPKLSAAKCRLNVENFLTACRKLGVPETEVCLASDILCSKLRAVQRCVESLLSIGGGEELKEEIQALSPALSPFSLVPTGFLLFYCLVMGLLFLLYHHLTA, encoded by the exons ACCGGCTGTGTGAGGTGCCAGAGGAGTTGTGCCAGTTCATCTCTCTGGAGACGCTCAGCATTTATCACAACTGTGTGCGCTCAGTTCCTTCCACCCTCTGCCAGCTACAGGCTCTCACCTACCTCAacctcag TCGTAACCAGCTGTCCAGTTTGCCCGCGTCAGTATGTGAGCTCGCTCTGTTGCGAGTGCTCAACGTCAGCAACAACAAGCTACCAGTCCTTCCTGCTTCCATACACAGACTTGCACATCTCCGGCAACTG GATGTGAGCTGTAATGAGCTGCAGTGTTTGCCGGTGGAATTGGGTCAGCTGGAGGGTTTACGGGATCTGAACTTGAGAAGAAATCAGCTCACGACCCTGCCAGAGG AATTGGCCGAGTTGCCGCTAGTCCGTCTGGATGTCTCCTGCAACAGAATCTCCCACGTTCCCGTGTGCTTTCGGCACTTGCGGCACCTGCAGCTCATCTCGCTGGATAACAACCCTCTGCAGATGCCCCCAGCACAGATCTGCTCCAAAGGGAAGTTCCACATTTTCAAGTATCTAAACATGGAGGCATGCAAAAGGACCCAGGATCAGCTGGAGAGAGCTCTGCGACCCAGTGGCTTCAGCAGCTG TCTTTCAGATCAGGAGCTGTTCCCTGGTCAGTATGgtggtctggactctggcttcAACAGTGTGGACAGTGGCAGCAAGAGATGGTCTGGAAATGAG TCGGCTGACGATTTTTCAGAGAGATCTTTGCGATTGATGGAAATTTCTCGTGAGCAGCACAGGGAACAAGACGAGAGGAACGCGTCGCTCGATACACCCAAAG TGAATGGAGATGTGGAGCAGGTGGATTTCATTGACGGAAGTTTAACAGAAGAGGATGAGGAAAGCTGTAAACCAGACACTCCCAGTCCTCCACAGTCATCACTCGCACAG GAGAAGACTGAAAGCCGGTCCACACCCTCACAGAGCCCTGATTCAGTTGGCAGCAG GAGGAGTGTTGGCAGCGACTCGGCTGATGCAGTCTATCCGTCCAGTCCCACActagaggagaagaagaggccTGGCACGCTGCAACTCTGGCAGGAGAGGGAGCGTGCGCAGCAGCAACAGCGAGAGCG TATGCAGAAGACAGCAttcaaaacaggaagtcagacgGCGGCATCAGGCAAACAGGCCGGAACAGGAAGTGTCTCGTG tGGTGACTCTACAGACAGTGGCGCTGCTGTTAACGGTCTCCGCCAAAGATCTGTT ACTGTGGATCAGATTTATCCAGTATCCCTGCAACGCTCAACAAGCCGCACAG ATGTGCCCTCTGCTAAGCCATGTTCTCCCACTGGCAGTGCTCCTAAACCCAACAGCTTCCTCTTCCGCACCTCTTCACGCTGCAACGTCAAGACTTCAG gatcAATGCAGTCTCTGGCTGAGTCAGGTCGCAGTGAATCTCGATCCACGCTCAAATCACCACGAGAGGAGAGAGCAGAAATCGCCCAGTTACGGAAG TCCCTGGAGTCTTCTCTGAAGATCACCCTTCCAGAAGATCTCGGTGATGCGTTGTCCAACGGTACCATCCTCTGCCAGCTAGCCAATCACGTACGCCCTCGGTCGGTGTCAATCATCCACATCCCCTCCCCTGCTGTG CCGAAACTGAGTGCCGCCAAGTGTCGTCTCAATGTCGAAAACTTCCTCACTGCCTGCCGCAAGCTGGGCGTTCCTGAG acGGAGGTGTGTCTAGCGTCTGATATCCTCTGCAGTAAGCTGCGTGCAGTGCAGCGCTGTGTGGAGTCTCTCTTGTCGataggaggaggagaggagctGAAGGAGGAGATACAAGcactctctcccgctctctctcccttctccctCGTCCCCACCGGCTTCTTGCTCTTCTACTGCCTCGTCATGGGCCTGCTCTTCCTGCTCTACCACCACCTTACTGCATAA